In Gordonia iterans, the following proteins share a genomic window:
- the prpB gene encoding methylisocitrate lyase: MSGLFSSGLSDADKRRALRAGLASGDLQRWPGAFSPLVAKIVADAGFEGVYVSGAALSADLGLPDIGLTTLTEVAARGGAIARATDLPTLIDADTGFGEPMSAARTVAVLEDAGLAGCHLEDQVNPKRCGHLDGKEVVGVREMVRRLGAAVSARRDENFVICARTDARGVEGLDAAISRAKDYVAAGADLIFTEALADLDEFKRFRDEVDAPLLANMTEFGKSDLFTADEFRAIGYNVVIYPVTTLRLAMGAVESGLRKIAADGTQAGVLDGMQHRARLYEFLRYADYNDFDSSIFTYTRAGE, encoded by the coding sequence ATGTCGGGGCTGTTCTCGTCGGGGCTGTCCGACGCCGACAAGCGCCGCGCGCTGCGGGCCGGACTCGCGTCCGGGGACCTGCAGCGCTGGCCGGGAGCCTTTTCCCCGCTGGTGGCCAAGATCGTCGCCGACGCGGGGTTCGAGGGCGTCTACGTCTCCGGCGCGGCGCTCTCGGCGGACCTCGGTCTGCCCGACATCGGTCTGACCACGCTCACCGAGGTCGCGGCCCGGGGCGGGGCGATCGCCCGGGCCACCGATCTGCCGACGCTGATCGACGCCGACACCGGCTTCGGCGAGCCGATGAGCGCGGCCCGCACCGTCGCCGTCCTCGAAGACGCCGGCCTGGCGGGCTGCCACCTGGAGGATCAGGTGAACCCGAAGCGCTGCGGTCACCTCGACGGCAAGGAGGTGGTCGGAGTCCGGGAGATGGTCCGCAGGCTCGGCGCGGCAGTGAGTGCGCGCCGGGACGAGAACTTCGTGATCTGCGCGCGCACGGATGCCCGCGGCGTCGAGGGGCTCGACGCGGCCATCTCCCGCGCCAAGGACTACGTCGCCGCCGGCGCCGACCTGATCTTCACCGAGGCGCTCGCCGACCTCGACGAGTTCAAGAGGTTCCGGGACGAGGTGGATGCGCCGCTACTGGCCAACATGACCGAGTTCGGCAAGTCCGACTTGTTCACCGCCGACGAATTCCGGGCGATCGGCTACAACGTCGTGATCTATCCGGTCACCACCCTGCGGCTCGCGATGGGTGCGGTCGAGTCCGGACTGCGGAAGATCGCCGCCGACGGCACGCAGGCGGGAGTGCTCGACGGCATGCAGCACCGCGCCCGCCTCTACGAGTTCCTCCGATACGCCGACTACAACGATTTCGACTCGTCCATCTTCACGTACACCCGAGCAGGGGAGTAA
- a CDS encoding bifunctional 2-methylcitrate synthase/citrate synthase, translating to MSQQQIYKGLAGVVVDTTAVSKVVPETNSLTYRGYAVQDLATTKSFEEVAYLLWHGELPTVAQLALFTQRERANRRLDRSAQAVLARIPENCHPMDTVRTMISYLGSEDPDEDVPTPEANLDKGLRMLAVLPTIVAADFRRRRGQAPIAPHHGLGYAENFLNMCFGAVPDGRAGASGATGNVLVDAFSQSMILYAEHSFNASTFAARVVTSTQSDIYSAVTAAIGALKGSLHGGANEAVMYDMIEIDRPERARDWLNAKLDAKEKVMGFGHRVYKNGDSRVPTMYQALVNVSEHVGEDRWLKIYRELAELMEERTGIKPNLDFPTGPAYHLMGFDIGMFTPIFVMSRITGWTAHIVEQTRSNALIRPLSAYDGPVQRPIPA from the coding sequence ATGTCGCAGCAGCAGATCTACAAGGGGCTGGCGGGGGTCGTCGTCGACACCACGGCCGTGTCCAAGGTGGTGCCGGAGACCAACAGCCTCACCTATCGCGGCTACGCGGTGCAGGACCTGGCCACCACCAAGTCCTTCGAGGAAGTGGCCTACCTGCTCTGGCACGGCGAGCTTCCGACGGTCGCGCAGCTCGCGCTGTTCACCCAGCGGGAGCGAGCCAACCGCCGGCTGGATCGGTCGGCGCAAGCCGTGCTCGCGCGGATCCCGGAGAACTGCCACCCGATGGACACCGTCCGCACGATGATCAGCTACCTCGGCAGCGAGGATCCGGACGAGGACGTGCCGACCCCTGAGGCGAACCTCGACAAGGGGCTGCGCATGCTCGCAGTGCTGCCGACCATCGTCGCCGCCGACTTCCGCCGCCGGCGCGGACAGGCGCCGATCGCCCCGCACCACGGGCTGGGCTACGCGGAGAATTTCCTCAACATGTGCTTCGGCGCGGTGCCCGATGGACGAGCAGGGGCGAGCGGAGCGACGGGGAATGTCCTGGTCGACGCCTTCAGCCAGTCGATGATCCTGTACGCCGAGCACAGCTTCAACGCCTCGACCTTCGCCGCCCGGGTGGTGACGTCCACGCAGTCGGACATCTACAGCGCGGTGACGGCCGCGATCGGTGCGCTGAAGGGCTCCCTGCACGGCGGCGCGAACGAGGCCGTCATGTACGACATGATCGAGATCGACCGCCCCGAGCGCGCGAGGGACTGGCTGAACGCCAAGCTCGACGCCAAGGAGAAGGTGATGGGTTTCGGGCACCGCGTCTACAAGAACGGCGACTCCCGGGTGCCGACCATGTATCAGGCGCTGGTGAACGTGTCCGAGCACGTCGGCGAGGACCGGTGGCTGAAGATCTACCGGGAGCTGGCCGAGCTGATGGAGGAGCGGACCGGCATCAAGCCGAATCTGGACTTCCCGACGGGTCCGGCCTACCACCTGATGGGCTTCGACATCGGCATGTTCACGCCGATCTTCGTGATGAGCCGCATCACGGGCTGGACGGCGCATATCGTCGAGCAGACCCGTTCCAACGCGCTCATCCGCCCGTTGTCGGCGTACGACGGCCCGGTGCAGCGCCCGATTCCCGCCTGA